A window of Paenibacillus sp. 19GGS1-52 contains these coding sequences:
- a CDS encoding class I SAM-dependent methyltransferase gives MGFLSVLSYAHKLTTERLALGDRAIDATVGTGADTLFLAKTVGKRGAVYGFDIQAAALGLANERLRLAREEAPLAISSVTLLQRSHADMLEAIPTDWAETVGAVMFNLGYLPAGDADRSIITQPDSSLQALEAALRLLRPGGIITAVLYPGHAGGELEAAAVESWAAAVPIHVAQSIIYRQLQRADAPYCLALEKKKSKDH, from the coding sequence ATGGGCTTCTTGTCCGTTCTTAGCTATGCTCATAAACTAACCACCGAGCGGCTAGCGCTCGGTGATCGCGCGATTGATGCGACCGTAGGCACGGGTGCAGATACGCTTTTTTTGGCAAAAACAGTCGGAAAACGCGGGGCTGTATACGGCTTCGATATCCAGGCTGCTGCGCTTGGGCTGGCCAATGAGCGCCTTCGGCTTGCCAGAGAGGAAGCCCCTCTGGCAATCTCTTCAGTGACCTTGCTGCAACGCAGTCACGCTGATATGCTGGAAGCTATTCCAACTGACTGGGCGGAAACGGTCGGTGCCGTGATGTTCAACCTTGGCTATCTGCCTGCAGGCGACGCCGATAGGAGCATTATCACTCAGCCAGACAGCTCCCTTCAAGCTCTGGAAGCCGCGCTAAGGCTCCTTCGTCCAGGGGGGATTATCACAGCTGTGCTTTATCCGGGTCACGCTGGAGGAGAATTGGAAGCCGCTGCCGTAGAGTCATGGGCGGCGGCCGTTCCTATCCATGTAGCGCAAAGTATTATTTATCGTCAGTTGCAGCGTGCCGATGCACCTTATTGCTTGGCGCTAGAGAAGAAAAAAAGCAAGGACCATTAA
- a CDS encoding type I phosphomannose isomerase catalytic subunit, whose protein sequence is MTLPYPLKFQPEFKERVWGGRALEKFGLDLPEGHIGEGWMIADHPNGTSSVVNGELAGQGLDQIREQFGHEWFGSKGISEAGGRFPLLIKLLDCNDNLSIQVHPTDDYKGLPQGELGKTEMWYVLDAKPDAKIIYGLKEGVTRETLREALEKGTVMDSLQEVSVSAGDSFYIPAGTVHALCAGVVVAEIQQNSDTTYRIYDYDRPGLDGKPRELHIEDSLNVTAYEGAGATSMKTDNAVPGEWLQLAASPYFIVEKGLVLGEWDLSTTPDSFTILVICEGSGHLKWNGGSQPYAAGECYLLPSSLGSYSIEGQSTVLRSYLP, encoded by the coding sequence ATGACATTACCTTATCCTTTGAAATTTCAACCTGAATTTAAAGAACGTGTCTGGGGAGGCCGAGCATTGGAGAAATTCGGTCTGGACTTGCCCGAAGGACATATTGGTGAAGGTTGGATGATTGCCGATCATCCTAACGGAACCTCTTCCGTAGTTAACGGAGAATTGGCTGGACAAGGCCTGGACCAAATTCGCGAGCAATTTGGCCACGAATGGTTCGGCAGCAAAGGAATTTCGGAAGCTGGTGGAAGATTCCCGCTGCTGATCAAACTGTTGGACTGCAATGACAATCTATCCATCCAGGTGCATCCTACGGATGACTATAAAGGATTGCCACAAGGAGAACTGGGCAAAACAGAAATGTGGTATGTGCTGGACGCCAAACCAGATGCCAAAATCATTTACGGCCTCAAAGAAGGCGTAACCCGTGAGACCCTGAGGGAAGCACTGGAGAAGGGTACTGTAATGGACAGCCTTCAGGAGGTATCCGTCTCCGCTGGTGACTCATTCTACATCCCAGCCGGAACCGTTCACGCCTTATGTGCTGGTGTTGTCGTTGCGGAGATCCAACAAAACTCAGATACTACATATCGGATTTATGATTATGACCGTCCCGGCCTTGATGGCAAGCCGCGTGAGCTTCATATCGAGGATTCCCTCAACGTTACGGCTTACGAAGGCGCAGGAGCTACTTCGATGAAGACCGACAATGCGGTTCCTGGTGAGTGGCTGCAGCTCGCAGCTTCACCTTATTTTATTGTGGAAAAGGGACTCGTGCTTGGAGAATGGGATCTTTCCACTACACCAGACAGCTTCACCATTCTAGTGATCTGCGAAGGCAGCGGACATCTGAAATGGAACGGCGGCTCCCAGCCCTATGCTGCAGGAGAATGTTATTTATTGCCTTCAAGCCTAGGCTCCTACTCGATCGAAGGCCAGTCCACCGTGCTTCGTTCGTATTTACCATAA
- a CDS encoding alpha/beta hydrolase — protein sequence MRENSFTMTDPVGVTIHVYEWLPDIETPVRGIVQISHGMCETAARYARFAAALTGNGYAVYANDHRGHGQTAGEVDLLGDTGENGFYWMRRNVLQLCAIALSRHVGRPIFLFAHSMGSFLAQKMMCEEGNEIYAGYILSGTNGPRSMLRLGESLADIQLRLQGNRHRSVLLNGIVFGGYNRAFLPIRTAFDWLSRDESEVDKYIADPFCGAICTTCFFRDFFRLLRDIHSRKSLRTLRTDKPVYLFSGAKDPVSTNGQGVLRLVKIYKEHGISDVEHKLYPEGRHEMLNEVNREQVTVDVLDWIARHLPSEEKPQTAGVITS from the coding sequence ATGAGGGAAAATAGCTTTACTATGACTGATCCCGTAGGAGTAACCATTCATGTCTATGAATGGTTGCCGGACATAGAAACACCCGTCAGGGGAATTGTGCAAATTTCTCATGGCATGTGCGAAACGGCTGCCCGTTACGCTCGCTTTGCGGCCGCATTAACTGGGAATGGCTATGCAGTATATGCCAATGACCACCGGGGCCATGGCCAAACTGCGGGTGAAGTCGATCTGCTAGGCGATACTGGAGAGAACGGCTTCTACTGGATGCGGCGCAATGTGCTCCAGCTCTGCGCCATTGCCCTTTCCAGACATGTTGGACGACCCATTTTTCTCTTCGCACACAGCATGGGTTCCTTTCTGGCCCAGAAGATGATGTGTGAAGAAGGTAATGAGATCTATGCGGGTTATATTCTCAGCGGGACCAACGGCCCACGCAGCATGCTGCGGCTTGGCGAGTCGCTGGCTGATATACAGTTAAGGCTCCAAGGTAATCGTCATCGCAGTGTTTTACTAAACGGCATCGTATTCGGTGGTTACAACCGCGCCTTCCTCCCGATAAGAACAGCGTTTGATTGGCTAAGTCGTGATGAATCTGAAGTAGATAAATACATTGCCGATCCCTTTTGTGGTGCGATCTGCACCACCTGCTTTTTCCGTGATTTCTTCCGGCTGCTACGTGATATCCACTCGAGGAAATCTCTGCGTACATTACGTACAGACAAGCCTGTATATCTTTTTTCCGGAGCAAAAGACCCCGTCAGCACAAATGGTCAGGGGGTCCTGCGTCTTGTAAAGATATACAAGGAGCATGGGATCTCGGATGTGGAACATAAGCTCTATCCAGAAGGCAGGCACGAAATGCTGAATGAGGTGAATCGGGAACAAGTCACGGTTGATGTGCTTGACTGGATCGCCCGACATCTCCCCTCAGAAGAGAAACCGCAAACGGCGGGTGTAATAACCTCCTAA
- a CDS encoding putative holin-like toxin, translated as MEVRDAIALMFAFGMFILALLAYIKKK; from the coding sequence ATGGAGGTACGTGATGCAATTGCTTTAATGTTCGCATTCGGCATGTTTATATTAGCGCTTCTTGCCTATATCAAAAAGAAATAG
- a CDS encoding class I SAM-dependent methyltransferase: MDITQTEKQQILDFYNAGAEQGRLERGIGVIEWERSKEIISRYLPTSKTVIYDIGGGTGAYSRWLAALGHEVHMFELAPEAVLYAQKQQASNDIPAIHTIEVADARHIARADESADLVLLMGPLYHLPDRKERLAALHEATRLLKPGGTLLVAAISRFSSTLWGLSVFGGQNNLIDEAAFMTMIEMELTEGQHIRPAEYPKFISRAFFHLPADLRNEIEASGLTHLATIGVEGPVWIVPAFTEKWENKQSREALLKISSLVEDQESLLGMSPHMLAVARKKI; this comes from the coding sequence ATGGACATTACCCAAACCGAGAAGCAACAAATTCTGGATTTCTATAACGCTGGAGCAGAACAGGGACGATTGGAACGTGGGATCGGGGTCATCGAATGGGAACGAAGCAAGGAAATCATCAGCCGATATCTTCCAACCAGTAAAACGGTCATCTACGATATCGGTGGCGGAACAGGTGCTTATTCCAGATGGCTGGCGGCCTTGGGCCATGAGGTCCATATGTTTGAGCTAGCACCTGAAGCTGTTCTTTACGCACAAAAGCAACAAGCCTCAAATGATATCCCGGCTATACATACCATCGAGGTCGCTGACGCACGCCATATCGCAAGAGCTGATGAGAGCGCTGACTTGGTACTCCTTATGGGTCCTCTCTACCATTTGCCAGACCGAAAAGAGCGGCTAGCCGCTTTGCATGAAGCCACAAGATTACTTAAGCCAGGTGGAACACTGCTCGTCGCAGCAATTTCCCGGTTTAGCTCTACTCTGTGGGGGCTATCCGTATTTGGTGGTCAGAATAATCTAATCGATGAGGCCGCGTTCATGACAATGATCGAGATGGAGCTGACAGAAGGCCAGCATATCCGGCCCGCAGAGTACCCTAAATTTATCTCACGCGCATTTTTCCATCTTCCGGCAGATTTACGAAACGAAATTGAAGCGAGTGGATTAACGCATCTGGCCACGATTGGTGTGGAAGGTCCGGTGTGGATCGTACCTGCCTTTACTGAAAAGTGGGAGAATAAGCAGAGCAGAGAAGCCTTACTCAAAATAAGCTCTCTTGTCGAAGACCAAGAGAGCTTACTGGGGATGAGTCCACATATGTTGGCTGTGGCTAGGAAGAAGATATGA
- a CDS encoding nucleotidyltransferase family protein has protein sequence MKEQIFLSLYEEQYKERLIDIFTKNETLMSLFREARSLGPHPYYIGAGCLVQTVWNKLTERPPEYGIGDIDIIYYDEADLSYDAEDAMITKGEKIFAGTPFPVDIKNQARVHLWYREKFGIDLQPYRSLESAIDKWPTTATCLGARLNDDDSWHIYAPFGLGDLFGLIVRPNKVLINESIYFSKAQKWKKLWPELQIVPWGD, from the coding sequence GTGAAGGAACAGATTTTCCTATCCTTGTATGAAGAGCAATACAAGGAAAGGCTGATTGATATTTTTACTAAGAATGAAACGCTAATGTCTTTATTCCGAGAAGCGAGGTCATTAGGCCCACATCCCTATTACATTGGAGCAGGCTGTCTTGTGCAGACTGTATGGAATAAGCTAACGGAACGCCCACCGGAATATGGCATTGGTGATATAGACATCATCTATTATGATGAGGCTGATCTCAGCTACGATGCAGAAGATGCAATGATCACGAAGGGGGAAAAGATTTTTGCCGGGACTCCGTTTCCGGTGGACATTAAGAATCAAGCCCGAGTACATCTATGGTACCGTGAAAAATTCGGGATTGATCTTCAGCCTTATCGCTCTTTGGAGTCCGCAATTGACAAGTGGCCGACTACAGCCACTTGTCTTGGCGCGAGGTTAAATGATGATGACAGCTGGCACATATACGCTCCATTTGGCTTGGGAGATTTATTCGGCCTGATTGTCAGACCTAATAAAGTGCTCATAAACGAAAGCATATATTTCAGCAAAGCACAGAAATGGAAGAAGTTATGGCCAGAGTTGCAGATTGTTCCTTGGGGGGATTGA
- a CDS encoding B12-binding domain-containing radical SAM protein gives MRIILATLNAKYIHTSLAIRLLKAYSEHEFKDILLAEYTIKDPLMNIVSDLFQKRPDVIGFSCYIWNIEETVKLIGILKQVMPEVKIILGGPEVSYEPLYWMKRESGIDFVVNGDGEETFHHLLQELRDDHKFHFVFGAAYRQGEELIVNPPRPKSDLNTLPTPHRFADDLPDLGKRIVYFETSRGCPFSCSFCLSSIEVGVRYYDIERVKSDLLYLIENGAKIIKFLDRTFNINRSYAMEMFQFLIDNHQGCVFQFEITADIMRPEVLDFLSNNAPPGVFRFEIGVQSTNDETNELVKRRQNFTKLSRTVMKIKESGNIDQHLDLIAGLPMEDYSTFRKTFNDVFAMEPEELQLGFLKMLRGTGLRAQAAKYDYTYMEHAPYEILSSHMMPFSDIIRLKRLEDVLEKYWNSHRLDHTAKYLIRHVFESPFDFFQEFGDYWEERGWQKIGHQLEDLFTRLQSFLIDRGTPYMEVITGLMKLDYFLGHKYKPRKIWWDYTLEKADWSLHLREIVSHPELISAKLAEAKLNERELQKVIMLEVLPFSLETVLESISGMRAGAEAPAFVDTLSGGELESDNVTALAGSEANITFAAAMVDGVSTAVAEAPSSIVGTGNTLLIVLYQQDESQRAQYYTLPL, from the coding sequence ATGAGAATCATCCTGGCTACATTAAATGCTAAATATATCCATACCTCGCTGGCGATCCGTCTCCTTAAGGCTTACAGTGAACATGAATTTAAGGATATTCTTTTGGCAGAGTACACCATCAAAGATCCCTTGATGAATATCGTGTCGGATTTGTTTCAGAAACGGCCGGATGTGATCGGCTTTTCCTGTTATATATGGAATATCGAGGAGACGGTCAAGCTGATCGGTATTCTCAAACAGGTTATGCCTGAAGTGAAGATTATTTTGGGTGGACCAGAGGTATCGTACGAGCCGCTATATTGGATGAAACGGGAATCCGGTATTGATTTTGTTGTTAACGGAGACGGGGAAGAAACCTTTCACCACTTGCTGCAGGAGCTGCGCGATGACCACAAATTCCACTTTGTATTTGGAGCTGCCTACCGTCAGGGGGAAGAGTTGATTGTTAATCCGCCGCGCCCCAAAAGTGATCTCAACACCTTACCTACGCCGCATCGCTTTGCCGATGATCTGCCGGATCTGGGCAAACGTATTGTATATTTTGAGACCAGCCGGGGTTGTCCCTTCAGTTGCTCCTTCTGTCTGTCTAGTATAGAGGTAGGCGTACGTTACTATGATATTGAACGTGTAAAGTCGGATCTGCTCTATTTGATTGAAAATGGCGCGAAGATCATTAAGTTTCTGGATCGCACCTTCAATATCAACCGTAGCTACGCCATGGAAATGTTCCAATTTCTAATCGATAACCACCAAGGATGTGTGTTTCAGTTCGAAATAACAGCCGATATTATGCGGCCGGAGGTCTTGGATTTTTTGTCCAATAATGCCCCGCCAGGAGTGTTTAGATTCGAAATTGGCGTGCAGTCCACCAATGACGAGACCAATGAATTGGTCAAACGCCGCCAGAACTTTACGAAGTTGTCCCGCACGGTGATGAAGATTAAGGAGAGCGGCAATATTGACCAGCATCTGGATTTGATTGCCGGACTGCCAATGGAGGATTATTCCACCTTCCGCAAAACCTTCAATGATGTTTTCGCCATGGAGCCGGAAGAGCTGCAACTGGGCTTCTTGAAGATGCTTCGTGGTACTGGGCTGCGGGCTCAGGCAGCAAAATATGACTATACCTACATGGAGCATGCACCCTATGAGATTCTGAGCAGCCATATGATGCCCTTCTCTGATATTATCCGCTTGAAGCGGCTGGAGGATGTGCTGGAGAAATACTGGAACAGTCATAGACTCGACCATACGGCCAAATATTTGATCCGCCATGTTTTCGAATCGCCCTTCGATTTCTTTCAGGAATTCGGAGATTATTGGGAAGAGCGGGGCTGGCAGAAGATCGGCCATCAGCTGGAGGATCTATTCACCCGCCTGCAGTCGTTCCTGATTGACCGGGGGACGCCGTACATGGAGGTTATAACAGGACTTATGAAGCTCGATTATTTCCTTGGACACAAATATAAGCCGCGTAAAATCTGGTGGGATTACACACTCGAGAAAGCGGATTGGTCGCTACATTTGAGGGAGATTGTCAGCCACCCGGAATTGATCTCGGCGAAACTGGCAGAGGCCAAGCTGAATGAACGGGAACTGCAAAAGGTTATTATGCTCGAGGTGCTGCCTTTTTCACTGGAGACGGTGCTGGAATCCATCAGCGGCATGAGGGCTGGAGCTGAGGCTCCAGCTTTCGTGGACACCCTTTCCGGCGGTGAGTTGGAAAGCGATAATGTCACAGCATTAGCAGGCAGCGAGGCGAATATCACGTTTGCGGCTGCGATGGTGGATGGTGTCTCTACAGCTGTAGCTGAAGCACCATCCAGCATAGTTGGAACCGGAAACACACTGCTCATCGTGCTATACCAGCAGGATGAGAGCCAGCGGGCGCAATATTATACGCTGCCGCTATAA
- the recQ gene encoding DNA helicase RecQ — protein sequence MKMQAPTMEQAQAELQKYYGYSDFREGQKKIVESLLEGRDTLGIMPTGGGKSICYQVPALLLPGLTLVISPLISLMKDQVDALTTAGIPAAFINSTLSGKEVNERIRAAHRGELKLLYVAPERLELDWFRLEMAGLSISCVAVDEAHCVSQWGHDFRTSYLSVSPFVEELPNRPILAAFTATATPEVMEDMVRLLRLRKPSVFMTGLGRDNLAMSVLRGENKREFVMDYAATHSHQPGIIYAATRKDVDDLHQRLQAAGIAVGRYHAGMNDQERADSQEGFLYDDIRVMVATNAFGMGIDKSNVRYVIHYNMPKNMEAYVQEAGRAGRDGETSECILLFSAQDIMTQKFLIEQNPQDPERKANEYRKLQAMIDYCYTTRCLRNAHLDYFGEEHEDKPCGICSSCTDERELVDMTVDAQKIFSCIHRMRERYGVALVASVLKGSRNQKVVQYGFDKLPTHGMMSSKSEKEISEIINVLISEGYLALSEGQYPVVRLQLPAAEVLRGQREVLQRVARPSRTGASSSRDRGRGHDLSPSAVNETVFEQLRLIRRELAGREHVPSYIIFNDATLREMSVICPQTESEMLRVKGVGEVKYRKYGKEFLDFFQNEM from the coding sequence ATGAAGATGCAAGCCCCTACTATGGAACAGGCGCAGGCTGAACTGCAAAAATATTATGGCTATTCCGACTTCCGCGAGGGTCAGAAAAAGATAGTTGAGAGTCTGCTGGAAGGCCGAGATACGCTGGGCATTATGCCAACCGGAGGTGGGAAGTCGATCTGCTACCAGGTTCCGGCGCTGCTGCTGCCGGGCTTGACGCTTGTAATCTCACCGCTGATCTCGCTAATGAAGGATCAGGTGGACGCATTGACCACAGCCGGCATACCGGCAGCTTTTATTAATAGCACACTGAGCGGAAAGGAAGTCAACGAGCGGATTCGCGCCGCCCACCGGGGCGAGTTGAAGCTACTTTATGTTGCGCCAGAACGGCTGGAACTGGACTGGTTCCGTCTGGAAATGGCGGGACTATCTATTTCCTGTGTGGCTGTCGATGAAGCTCACTGCGTATCGCAATGGGGACATGATTTCCGCACGAGTTATCTTTCCGTTTCTCCGTTCGTGGAGGAATTGCCCAACCGGCCTATTCTGGCTGCATTTACCGCAACCGCAACGCCGGAGGTAATGGAGGATATGGTCCGCCTGCTGCGTTTGCGCAAGCCGAGTGTCTTCATGACTGGACTTGGACGGGACAATCTGGCGATGTCAGTGCTGCGAGGTGAGAATAAGCGGGAGTTCGTTATGGACTACGCGGCAACACATTCACATCAGCCAGGCATTATTTATGCCGCTACTCGCAAAGATGTAGATGATCTGCATCAAAGATTGCAGGCTGCTGGAATAGCAGTAGGCCGATATCATGCCGGAATGAACGATCAGGAACGGGCCGATAGTCAGGAAGGTTTCCTCTATGATGATATCAGGGTCATGGTGGCGACGAATGCGTTTGGCATGGGGATCGACAAGTCTAATGTACGTTACGTTATTCACTATAATATGCCGAAGAATATGGAGGCCTACGTTCAGGAAGCAGGACGTGCGGGTCGAGATGGAGAGACAAGTGAATGTATTCTGTTGTTCAGTGCGCAGGATATCATGACACAGAAGTTCCTGATTGAGCAGAACCCGCAAGACCCGGAGCGCAAAGCCAACGAATACCGCAAGCTTCAAGCGATGATTGATTACTGCTATACCACCCGATGTCTGCGTAATGCACATCTGGATTATTTCGGGGAAGAGCATGAGGACAAGCCTTGTGGGATTTGCAGCTCATGCACGGATGAGCGGGAATTGGTCGATATGACCGTAGATGCGCAAAAAATCTTCTCCTGCATTCACCGCATGCGGGAGCGCTACGGTGTGGCACTGGTAGCCTCGGTACTAAAGGGCTCCCGTAATCAGAAGGTGGTGCAGTATGGTTTCGACAAGCTGCCCACACATGGCATGATGTCCAGCAAGAGCGAGAAGGAGATTTCCGAGATCATCAATGTGCTGATCTCGGAAGGTTATCTGGCCTTGTCGGAAGGGCAATATCCAGTTGTGCGGCTGCAGCTCCCTGCTGCTGAAGTGCTGCGCGGCCAGCGTGAGGTTCTGCAGCGTGTGGCTCGGCCTTCCCGCACGGGAGCCTCCAGTTCGCGGGATCGCGGCCGTGGCCACGATCTGTCACCCTCAGCTGTTAATGAGACCGTATTCGAGCAGTTGCGCCTCATCCGGCGGGAGCTGGCAGGTCGGGAGCATGTGCCATCCTATATCATTTTTAATGATGCGACCTTACGTGAGATGAGTGTGATTTGCCCGCAGACAGAAAGTGAAATGCTGAGAGTGAAGGGTGTCGGGGAAGTGAAGTATCGCAAGTACGGCAAGGAATTCCTTGATTTTTTCCAAAATGAAATGTAA
- a CDS encoding CLC_0170 family protein, with the protein MINVYSYMAMVLLFSGLILLTIDSKIYSVNGWVREKKAASVVGWIYSALSLLVIIFVLFFM; encoded by the coding sequence ATGATCAATGTATACAGTTATATGGCCATGGTACTTCTGTTCTCCGGGCTTATACTGCTAACGATCGACAGTAAGATCTATAGTGTCAATGGATGGGTCCGCGAAAAAAAGGCGGCTTCTGTAGTAGGCTGGATCTATAGTGCACTTTCCCTATTAGTAATTATTTTCGTGCTTTTTTTTATGTAA
- a CDS encoding RluA family pseudouridine synthase, which produces MNTRRNPKEASKRGAKPDSTTKSQSKSKSSVRNSKFNDKSKAKTVTPVKPFIVSEPSELLPFLLTHITGHGRNAIKSILSRGQVSVNGKVVTQHNLQLHSGQTVAIDKEKPIQAEEMIGLTIVHEDDDLIVIQKDAGLLSIATAEESELTAYYQLMEHVRLTNSKNRIFVVHRLDRDTSGLMMFAKSEAIQQTLQNNWKETVKERSYVALVEGAVKRPEGTISSWLKETSTLKMYSSPHEGDGQHAITHYKLIQMNRHFSLLEVHLETGRKNQIRVHMADIGHPIAGDKKYGAETKTVGRLGLHARVLSFIHPTTGKLLTFESPIPKTFLKYTAPSTTPAPATPKSQQ; this is translated from the coding sequence ATGAATACAAGAAGAAATCCTAAAGAAGCATCCAAACGAGGCGCGAAGCCCGATTCCACAACAAAATCACAGTCTAAATCTAAATCAAGTGTTAGAAATAGCAAGTTTAATGATAAGTCCAAAGCCAAAACAGTAACCCCGGTTAAGCCCTTTATAGTAAGTGAGCCCTCTGAGTTGCTGCCTTTTTTACTGACTCATATTACTGGTCATGGACGAAATGCGATCAAATCCATTCTTTCGCGTGGACAAGTGTCGGTGAATGGTAAAGTTGTGACACAGCATAATCTCCAATTGCACTCCGGTCAAACGGTGGCTATTGATAAGGAGAAGCCAATTCAAGCAGAAGAAATGATTGGGCTCACCATTGTCCATGAAGATGATGATCTGATCGTCATTCAGAAGGATGCAGGTTTGCTGTCCATCGCCACTGCGGAGGAGAGTGAATTGACGGCTTACTACCAGCTTATGGAGCATGTGCGTCTCACTAATTCCAAGAACCGAATTTTTGTCGTGCACCGTCTAGACCGGGATACATCAGGGTTAATGATGTTTGCCAAAAGTGAAGCTATTCAACAGACCCTGCAAAACAACTGGAAAGAAACGGTAAAAGAACGCTCTTATGTGGCGCTTGTGGAGGGTGCGGTTAAACGGCCCGAGGGTACGATCAGCTCTTGGCTAAAAGAAACTTCCACCCTCAAAATGTATTCCAGTCCTCATGAAGGTGATGGACAACATGCGATCACTCACTATAAGCTGATTCAGATGAACCGCCATTTCTCCTTGTTAGAAGTACATCTGGAAACAGGACGCAAGAACCAGATTCGTGTGCATATGGCGGATATTGGACATCCGATCGCTGGCGATAAGAAATATGGTGCGGAAACCAAAACAGTTGGCCGGCTGGGACTGCATGCCCGTGTGCTCTCGTTTATTCATCCGACGACTGGTAAGCTATTGACCTTCGAAAGTCCCATTCCCAAGACCTTTTTGAAATATACCGCTCCTTCAACTACGCCGGCGCCAGCAACACCAAAGAGTCAGCAGTAG
- a CDS encoding threonine synthase has translation MSYSYLSHLECPQCGENYGADSIQQLCVCGSPLLVRYKLDNLKEEWSREALLGRKPDLWRYHELLPVLDSNNVVTLGEGMTPLLELPRLGADYGITTLLMKDESLVPSGSFKARGAAVGVSKAKELGVEKLAMPTNGNAGAAWALYSARAGIEATIVMPQDAPKITRSEVALAGAKLYLVNGLISDAGKIVAQEVADQRLYDASTLKEPYRIEGKKTMGIEIVEQLGWKMPDVILYPTGGGVGLIGIYKALQELQEIGWVEGKLPRLVAVQAEGCAPIVKAWQEKAERSEFWPDSTTVAFGINVPKALGDFLVLKAIYETDGVAIAVSDDEMSLEQAQIARLEGSFICPEGAAAFAAARKLAHQGWIKEGETVVVLNTGAGIKYPDTVQVSPPLLEIGEFITKR, from the coding sequence ATGAGTTACAGCTATTTGTCACATTTAGAATGTCCACAATGCGGGGAGAACTACGGGGCAGACTCGATTCAACAGCTATGCGTCTGCGGTTCACCACTGCTGGTTCGTTATAAGCTTGACAATCTGAAGGAGGAATGGAGCCGTGAAGCCTTGCTGGGCCGGAAACCCGACTTATGGCGCTACCATGAGCTTCTCCCAGTGCTGGACAGCAATAACGTAGTGACTCTGGGTGAAGGAATGACGCCGTTGTTGGAGCTTCCGAGGCTGGGTGCCGATTATGGCATCACTACTTTATTAATGAAGGATGAAAGCCTTGTACCCAGCGGCAGCTTTAAAGCACGCGGCGCCGCGGTGGGGGTATCTAAAGCGAAAGAGCTGGGAGTAGAGAAACTGGCCATGCCAACCAACGGTAATGCTGGTGCTGCTTGGGCACTCTATTCAGCTAGGGCGGGTATTGAAGCTACCATTGTTATGCCACAGGATGCTCCCAAGATTACCCGCAGTGAAGTGGCTTTGGCCGGAGCGAAGTTGTATCTGGTAAACGGCTTGATTAGCGATGCTGGTAAAATCGTAGCCCAAGAGGTAGCGGACCAAAGACTATATGATGCATCTACCCTGAAAGAACCCTATCGTATTGAGGGCAAGAAGACGATGGGCATTGAAATTGTTGAACAGTTGGGCTGGAAAATGCCGGATGTTATTTTATATCCTACCGGTGGTGGAGTTGGACTTATTGGTATTTATAAAGCTTTGCAGGAGCTGCAGGAAATTGGCTGGGTGGAGGGCAAATTGCCAAGACTCGTCGCCGTGCAGGCCGAAGGCTGTGCGCCTATAGTCAAGGCTTGGCAAGAGAAGGCAGAACGGTCGGAGTTCTGGCCGGATTCCACTACCGTCGCTTTCGGGATCAACGTACCGAAGGCGCTCGGAGATTTTCTGGTGCTGAAGGCCATCTATGAGACGGATGGCGTGGCTATTGCTGTCTCTGACGATGAGATGAGCCTCGAACAAGCCCAAATAGCCCGCTTGGAAGGCTCATTTATTTGTCCGGAAGGCGCAGCAGCCTTTGCGGCGGCACGCAAGCTGGCGCATCAAGGCTGGATCAAAGAAGGCGAAACGGTCGTTGTGCTAAATACCGGTGCGGGCATCAAATATCCCGACACGGTACAGGTGAGCCCGCCGTTATTGGAGATTGGAGAATTTATTACAAAACGATAA